A window of Adhaeribacter arboris genomic DNA:
TCGCGAATCAGTTTCAGATTAATAGCCATTGCCCAAAAATACAAAGGTTCTCCGCTCCGAAATAATTAAATTTACCTTCTTTTTACTTCCTTTTTCGGGTTGTTCCTCTAACTTTCCGGGGCAGAGTTGGTTAAAACTGTAACAGGTTTTACGGCTTCCTTATTATTATGGCAAATTTTATTCCTTTGTTTCCTTTAAATATTGTCGTCTACCCGGGCGAGAAAATCAATCTGCATATTTTTGAACCTCGCTACAAACAATTAATTCAAGATTGCTTTGCAACTAGTAAACCATTTGGTATTCCGGCTTTTCTCAAAAAAGGAGTCAGCGAAATTGGCACCGAAGTTCATATCAACAGCATCGACAAAACCTACGCTAGCGGCGAAATGGACATTAAATGCAAAGGCGGCAACTTGTTCCGGATAATTAATTTTTACCGCCAGTTGCCTTCTAAACTATACGCGGGCGGCGAAATAGAAATTTTAACTGATTTGGATGATGAAGATCCCATTTTAAAGGTGCAAATTCAAGAGAAGATTCAACACTTATACGAAATTTTGGGGCTGGCTACCTTGTACATTAATTTGCCGGAAAATTTTAAAATTTACGACATTGCCCACCAATTAGGATTAACCTTGGAGCAGGAATACGTATTACTCCAGTTCCGGCGCGAAAGCGAACGACAGGAAATGGTTTTAGCGCATTTAATCGCTATTTTACCAGTTGTAGAACAAACGGAACGTTTAAAAGAACGGGTAAAGCTTAACGGTCATTTTAAAAACCTTATTCCGCCCAACTTTTAACAAATTTACAAGTACATCCATAATTAAATTTGTTAAACGGAGTAATCATTGAAAGCAGTGGAATATGCATCTACCAGAATATTTTTTACCGGCTTTATTTATTCTGGTAGTTATTATCGGGTTTTACGCGTGGTACCGCGAACGGCGGCAGCGCTATAAGCCTTATATTAAACAAAAAACCACTATATTTTCTACCGAATCGTATCCGAATCAGAAGCCGCAACAGGCTATTTGCCTGATTGGCGATACGGGTAATATCACCGACTCCAATAACGACCCCATCGTTAAGCTGCTTCGAACCTGGTTAAAGGAAAACCCGTTAAATGGTACCCTCATTTTTCTGGGTGATAATATATATCCGGTTGGATTACCGCCCATCGGGCATAAAACCCGTAACATCGCGGAAAAGCGCCTGAAAGTGCAATTAGATTTGGTGCGGGAATATCCGGGTCAGGTATTTTTTATCAGCGGTAACCACGATTGGAACAAAGGCCGGGCAAATGGCTTGGAGTACGTTTTACGCCAAGAAGAATACATTACTAAATACTTAAACCGGCCTCATTGTTATTTACCTTCTGGCGGTTGTCCTGGCCCGATTGTGCGGCATTTATCCGATGATATTATGCTGATTTTTATTAATACGCAATGGTGGGTGCAGAAGGGAGTCCGGCCTTTGGGTAAATCCTTTAATTGCAGCACACATTCCGAAGCGGATTTTTTTCAACAATTAGAGGATCTCTTAGTTCTTTACCCGCATAAACAAAAAATTATTGCCGCTCATCATCCATTGTACAGCAATGCCTTACACGGCGGTAAATTTACTTTAAAACAACACGTATTTCCGTTAACGGCCGCTCACAAAAAATTTTATGTTCCATTACCGGTAGCGGGCTCTATTTACCCGGTGTACCGCAAACTCTACGGACCGGAAGAAGATATGTCGAACCCGCGCTACCGGCGCTTACGCCGGAAACTTTTACATTTGTTTCAAAAGCATAAAAACATTATTTACGCGGCCGGGCACGATCATAACTTGCAATATTTCGCGCTTAAAAACAATCATTACCTGGTAAGCGGATCCGGATCCAAAACGGCTTTTGTGCAGAGCGGCGGCCGGGCTACTTTTGTGCACGAACATAAAGGATTTTTTGTAGTAGATTATTTCGATGCGAATACTATCTGGTTGAGCGCTCTGGAACCACCCCAACCAGGTACCACCGATAAGTACAAAATAGCTTTCCGCAGAAAAATAAATATTATTTAGTTCGTCTGCTCCACCGGCACCACAACCCGCAAACTTTTGGGCAGTAGCTTTACGTCAATTTTTTTACCTAACTCTACTACTTCGCCGTCGATTTGGGCCAGGGTATCGGTATAGTTATAAATAGTGGCCGATTTACAAGACAAAATGCGCGTATACTCCGATTCTTCCGGCGTTTCGGTATATAGGTTATACATTAACTTAAAAGCCGCCATTTTCGGGAAAGATTCAATTAAACAAATTTCAAAAATACCATCGTCAATAATTCCGTGAGGATTAATTTTAACGTTACTCCCAAAAGCATTAGAATTAGTAATGGTGAGCATAAAAGCTTCGCCTTCAAATGTTTCCTGATCTGTTTCGACGCGATACTGGTGGCATTCGTAATTTAAATACTCCTGAAAGGCAATTAAGGCGTAGGTTTGCGGTCCGCGCGATTCTGCCTCACTGTAACGGGCTACTACTAAGGCATTAAACCCTAAATCGCCAATGTGAAAACAAGGATGACCGTTAAGCTCTAAGGTATCAATGGCTTTAATGGTATGGTTACTCACCAAGGCCAAAGCTTCTTCCATGTTTTGCGGAATTCCCAGATCTTTTGATAAGCCGTTACCCGAACCAAGCGGAATAATTCCCAAAGGAGTGGAAGTATGATTAACTACTTTAGCGGCTAAACCAACCGTTCCATCACCGCCCGCCGCAATAATAGCATCCGGTTCATACGTTCGCACTTGTTGCTTTAATTTGGTAAAGTCCCCTTCGCCGGTAGTTTTATATACTTTATACTTTATCTGATGTTGGTGGCAATAATCTGAAATAGCCTTTACTAAATCACCTTTATCAACATCTCCTGATATTGGATTAATTATGAATAAGAGTTTATGAAAGGACGCGTTTGCCGGCATAGTTTTTACGGATGAACAAAGTAAGTATTAATACTAATATAAAACGAATTGGTTAAAGAAGCAGCTACTTTTTGCTTGATTTAATTGTAACACAAAAATTCTTATTACTTTAAACTACGTTGAAAATTGCTTCAAAATAAAAACCGTCCTTTTTATTTTATTAAGGACGGCTTTCAGAAAATGCAGCATTCTATTTACAGAAAATTAAAATTAGGGAGTTAAACCGGAGGGCAAACCGTTCGGAAATTCCTGGGTTATGGCTTGTTCAATTTTAACGATCCGGTTCTCCGGATTAGGATGCGTCTGAAAAAACTCCGGGGTACTGGAAGCGCCTCCCCGCGAAGAAGCCAAAATATTCATCACCTCAATCATAGACCGGGGATCGTAACCGGCGGAAGTAGTAAACCGAACGGCTAAATTATCGGATTGGAGCTCATCGTCCCGGCCGTATTTCAAGGTCATCAGTTTGGCAATGGCGGCCGCAGCAATGGGGCCGGCTACACTGCGCGGATTATCCGGGTCGTAAGTAGCGACTCCGGCTGCTCCCGCTAATCCTTGGGTTAACTTGGCTTTGGCTAATTGCTGTGCCGAATGCCGCGCCACCACGTGCCCAATTTCGTGCCCCAGTACGCCTGCTACTTGTCCTTCGGTTTTTAATTTACTCAATAGTCCGGCCGTAATAAATACCTGGCCTCCCGGTAAAGCAAAAGCATTTACGGTTTGCTCATCGGCTAATAAATGAAAATCAAATTGGTAGGGAGTTTTACCGGCATCGGTTTGTTGCACAATACGTTGGCCAATTTCTTTAACCCCGGCCGCTGCCTCCTTATCGGGATGCAAGCCACCGTACTGCGCCGCCATTTGAGGAGCCGCCTGCAAGCCTAAAGCAATTTCCTGGTCAACGGTCATGTCGATGTGCTGCATTTCGCCGGTAACGGTATTTTCCTCGCGTTTGCACCAGTACGTAACCAACGAAAAGCCCGCAATTAATAAAGCAATAATGTATCTTAATCCTCCTCTCATAGTTTTATTTTTGTTTTAGACAAACCTGCCATTTTAAAAGTAGTATTATTTAGTTGCCTTTTTTCTATTAAGAATGGATGCAAAATACTCGCAACTAATGAAACAAGCGCGTTCCAAATTTATACTAGTTTTCGCCTGGTATATATCCGTATAACTCGTAAATTCTGATTACATGAACGGCTTTTGTTGAGGATAGTTTCAGGAGATGCCACAACGCTCTCCTCTCGCTTTAATCAAGAATCCTGATCATTATTTCTTACATAATTACTTGACACATAAACCATTGTATAACATTTTATTTTTCAGTAAGCTACAATATTCTACTTTGGTTCGAGTAAAAGTTGCATTACCATCCTTTCTTAAATTTAAACTTTGCGGAAAATAAATTCTGGTTTTCTGTTTAAATTAAATTTCCCTATTGGCTAATTATAAAAATAAATTCCACAAAAAAGCCATTCTGAACTAAATCAAAATGGCTGTATTTTCGGATAAAAAAGTATACTTAACTGGCGCTTAAAGCGAAAATTTGCGTCGCGAAAGAATCAATGGCCGATGCTTCGGTAAGGAAAGGAGAAGAATAGGTTTTATCGGGTCCGTAAATGTACAAACAGGTATTATTTTTAATTTTATTAACAATTGGTTGCGTTTCTTTCATTGGTAAA
This region includes:
- a CDS encoding metallophosphoesterase, with amino-acid sequence MHLPEYFLPALFILVVIIGFYAWYRERRQRYKPYIKQKTTIFSTESYPNQKPQQAICLIGDTGNITDSNNDPIVKLLRTWLKENPLNGTLIFLGDNIYPVGLPPIGHKTRNIAEKRLKVQLDLVREYPGQVFFISGNHDWNKGRANGLEYVLRQEEYITKYLNRPHCYLPSGGCPGPIVRHLSDDIMLIFINTQWWVQKGVRPLGKSFNCSTHSEADFFQQLEDLLVLYPHKQKIIAAHHPLYSNALHGGKFTLKQHVFPLTAAHKKFYVPLPVAGSIYPVYRKLYGPEEDMSNPRYRRLRRKLLHLFQKHKNIIYAAGHDHNLQYFALKNNHYLVSGSGSKTAFVQSGGRATFVHEHKGFFVVDYFDANTIWLSALEPPQPGTTDKYKIAFRRKINII
- a CDS encoding LON peptidase substrate-binding domain-containing protein encodes the protein MANFIPLFPLNIVVYPGEKINLHIFEPRYKQLIQDCFATSKPFGIPAFLKKGVSEIGTEVHINSIDKTYASGEMDIKCKGGNLFRIINFYRQLPSKLYAGGEIEILTDLDDEDPILKVQIQEKIQHLYEILGLATLYINLPENFKIYDIAHQLGLTLEQEYVLLQFRRESERQEMVLAHLIAILPVVEQTERLKERVKLNGHFKNLIPPNF
- a CDS encoding diacylglycerol/lipid kinase family protein is translated as MPANASFHKLLFIINPISGDVDKGDLVKAISDYCHQHQIKYKVYKTTGEGDFTKLKQQVRTYEPDAIIAAGGDGTVGLAAKVVNHTSTPLGIIPLGSGNGLSKDLGIPQNMEEALALVSNHTIKAIDTLELNGHPCFHIGDLGFNALVVARYSEAESRGPQTYALIAFQEYLNYECHQYRVETDQETFEGEAFMLTITNSNAFGSNVKINPHGIIDDGIFEICLIESFPKMAAFKLMYNLYTETPEESEYTRILSCKSATIYNYTDTLAQIDGEVVELGKKIDVKLLPKSLRVVVPVEQTN
- a CDS encoding M48 family metalloprotease, producing MRGGLRYIIALLIAGFSLVTYWCKREENTVTGEMQHIDMTVDQEIALGLQAAPQMAAQYGGLHPDKEAAAGVKEIGQRIVQQTDAGKTPYQFDFHLLADEQTVNAFALPGGQVFITAGLLSKLKTEGQVAGVLGHEIGHVVARHSAQQLAKAKLTQGLAGAAGVATYDPDNPRSVAGPIAAAAIAKLMTLKYGRDDELQSDNLAVRFTTSAGYDPRSMIEVMNILASSRGGASSTPEFFQTHPNPENRIVKIEQAITQEFPNGLPSGLTP